A single region of the Epinephelus moara isolate mb chromosome 12, YSFRI_EMoa_1.0, whole genome shotgun sequence genome encodes:
- the LOC126398779 gene encoding NHS-like protein 1, with product MRGERRSASFRKEKPAGLSRALSWLSVSTLSRQSRRIFHSQNELHSVHNRQSYSHTHLHAADGDEDDDDDNWVYQPQHKIDKHSINLLDQTY from the exons ATGAGAGGGGAAAGGAGGTCAGCTTCCTTTCGCAAGGAGAAACCTGCGGGCCTGTCCCGCGCTCTCAGCTGGCTGAGCGTGTCCACCCTCTCGCGCCAGAGCAGACGCATCTTCCACAGCCAGAATGAGCTCCACTCCGTCCACAACCGCCAATCATACTCGCACACTCACCTGCATGCAGCGGACGGAGACGAGGATGATGACGATGATAACTGGGTGTATCAGCCTCAACACAAAATAG ATAAACACTCGATCAATCTCCTTGATCAAACGTATTGA